Proteins from one Sphingopyxis terrae subsp. terrae NBRC 15098 genomic window:
- a CDS encoding crotonase/enoyl-CoA hydratase family protein produces MGEFLSVERRGKIAILTMIKPESMNAIGTHADCDDIVDTLRALGEDRSVSAIILTGSGKAFSAGGNLKSMQDRKGIGVLDQPDSTRANYRRGVQAVIRALMDCEIPMIAAVNGHAVGLGCDLACTCDIRIAAESAKFACSFIKVGIVPGDGGAWLLQRVLGYPRAAELFLTGDRFDAQTAKDYGLVTEVVPDAELLDRAVAIAERIVCNPPRALRLTKRLLREAQHSRMSDILELSAAYQAIVHETADNREAINAFVEKRAPVFTGE; encoded by the coding sequence ATGGGCGAATTTCTGAGTGTCGAGCGGCGGGGAAAGATCGCCATCCTGACGATGATCAAGCCCGAGAGCATGAACGCCATCGGCACCCATGCCGACTGCGACGATATCGTCGACACGCTCCGCGCGCTGGGCGAGGATCGCAGCGTCAGCGCGATCATCCTTACGGGCAGCGGCAAGGCGTTCAGCGCGGGCGGCAATCTCAAGTCGATGCAGGATCGCAAGGGGATCGGCGTGCTCGATCAGCCTGATTCGACCCGCGCCAATTATCGCCGCGGCGTGCAGGCGGTGATCCGCGCGCTGATGGATTGCGAAATCCCGATGATCGCTGCGGTCAACGGCCATGCTGTCGGCCTCGGCTGTGACCTTGCCTGCACTTGCGACATCCGTATCGCGGCGGAGAGCGCCAAGTTCGCCTGCAGCTTCATCAAGGTCGGCATCGTTCCCGGCGACGGCGGCGCCTGGCTGCTTCAGCGCGTCCTCGGCTATCCGCGCGCGGCCGAACTCTTCCTGACCGGCGACCGCTTCGACGCGCAGACGGCGAAGGACTATGGGCTTGTCACCGAAGTCGTCCCCGATGCCGAACTGCTCGACCGTGCGGTGGCGATCGCCGAGCGCATCGTGTGCAACCCGCCGCGCGCGCTGCGGCTCACCAAGCGGCTGCTCCGCGAGGCGCAACACAGCCGGATGAGCGACATCCTCGAACTCAGCGCCGCCTATCAGGCGATCGTCCACGAAACAGCCGACAACCGCGAGGCGATCAACGCCTTCGTCGAAAAGCGCGCACCCGTCTTTACCGGAGAATAG
- a CDS encoding SDR family NAD(P)-dependent oxidoreductase — MKLDSSTAAVVTGGASGLGRATAEALAAAGVKVAIFDINDALGEEVAHSIGCLFVHVDITDEQSVLDGFAKARAAHGQERIAVHCAMTSRRGKTLAYDKETGKFRRTPTADYEYGVAGILTASYRIGSIAAEGMATLPELEDGERGAIIFTASVAAQDAQIGQVIYGSAKAGVNGLVLPMARDLMDLGIRVNSIMPGVFGTPLLGNMNPKVKESLEASVPFPKRLGKAEEYASLAMEMIRNTYFNGQAVRLDGAIRMAPR, encoded by the coding sequence ATGAAACTCGATTCCTCGACCGCGGCCGTCGTCACGGGCGGCGCGTCCGGTCTTGGCCGCGCAACCGCCGAAGCGCTTGCCGCCGCAGGCGTGAAGGTCGCGATCTTCGATATCAACGACGCGCTGGGCGAAGAGGTGGCGCATTCGATCGGCTGCCTGTTCGTCCATGTCGATATCACCGACGAACAGTCGGTTCTCGACGGCTTTGCCAAGGCGCGCGCCGCTCATGGTCAGGAACGCATCGCGGTCCACTGCGCGATGACGTCGCGCCGCGGCAAGACGCTCGCCTATGACAAGGAAACGGGCAAATTTCGCCGGACCCCGACCGCCGATTATGAATATGGCGTCGCGGGCATATTGACCGCCAGCTACCGGATCGGATCGATCGCGGCCGAAGGCATGGCGACATTGCCCGAACTGGAAGACGGCGAACGTGGCGCAATCATCTTCACCGCCTCGGTCGCGGCGCAGGACGCGCAGATCGGTCAGGTCATCTACGGGTCGGCCAAGGCCGGGGTAAACGGCCTCGTCCTGCCGATGGCGCGCGATCTGATGGACCTCGGCATCCGGGTCAATTCGATCATGCCCGGCGTGTTCGGTACGCCGTTGCTCGGCAATATGAACCCCAAGGTCAAGGAAAGCCTCGAAGCGTCGGTCCCCTTCCCCAAGCGGCTCGGCAAGGCCGAGGAATATGCCAGCCTGGCGATGGAAATGATCCGCAACACCTATTTCAACGGCCAGGCCGTCCGCCTCGACGGCGCCATCCGCATGGCGCCCCGGTAA
- the folK gene encoding 2-amino-4-hydroxy-6-hydroxymethyldihydropteridine diphosphokinase gives MGMTSATPLPLYAIGLGSNRCHVRFGDPRRVLLAALAALESDDIEPVDASPIVASAPIGPSRRRYANAVALVASPLSPPEMLDRLKAIEAAFGRRRGQRWGARTLDLDILLWSEGAWSDAALTVPHAAMTVRDFVLGPLRMIAPAWRHPLSGQSVRQLAARLSRAKPVDHGASAH, from the coding sequence ATGGGCATGACCAGCGCAACGCCCCTCCCCCTCTATGCCATCGGCCTTGGTTCGAACCGCTGCCACGTCCGTTTCGGTGATCCGCGGCGCGTGTTGCTCGCAGCACTCGCCGCGCTCGAAAGCGACGATATCGAACCCGTCGATGCGAGCCCGATCGTCGCGAGTGCGCCGATCGGCCCTTCGCGCCGCCGCTACGCCAATGCCGTCGCGCTCGTCGCCTCGCCGCTCAGCCCGCCCGAGATGCTCGATCGGCTGAAAGCCATCGAAGCTGCTTTCGGACGGCGGCGCGGCCAGCGCTGGGGCGCACGCACGCTCGACCTCGACATATTGCTGTGGTCGGAGGGCGCATGGAGCGATGCGGCGCTCACCGTGCCGCACGCGGCAATGACCGTGCGCGATTTCGTGCTCGGCCCGCTCCGCATGATCGCACCCGCCTGGCGCCATCCGCTCAGCGGCCAAAGCGTCCGCCAACTCGCCGCGCGTCTTTCGCGGGCAAAGCCGGTTGACCACGGCGCTTCGGCGCACTAG
- a CDS encoding NAD(P)H-dependent flavin oxidoreductase gives MAFKTRITEMLGIEHPIVQGGMQSVGYAELASAVSNAGGLGIITALTQPSPDALREEIERCRSMTAKPFGVNMTVFPTINAPDYKAYAQAIIDGGVKIVETAGTQAVREIWEMLKPHGVTILHKCTAVRHALSAEKAGCDIISIDGFECAGHPGEDDIPGLILIPAAADKVKIPMLASGGFGDGRGLVAALSLGAEGINMGTRFCATKEAPIHDNVKQAYVDNDERGSFLIFRSLKNTARVGKSAVSEEVVRRLAQPDATFADVAELVNGKAGRELLETGDLTKGVFWAGMVQGLIHDIPSCQELIDRIIAEAEAVLDQRLAGFRA, from the coding sequence ATGGCTTTCAAGACGCGCATCACCGAAATGCTGGGTATCGAGCATCCGATCGTGCAGGGCGGCATGCAGAGCGTCGGCTATGCCGAACTGGCGAGCGCTGTGTCGAACGCCGGCGGCCTTGGTATCATAACCGCGCTGACCCAGCCGAGCCCCGATGCACTGCGTGAGGAAATCGAACGCTGCCGGTCGATGACCGCCAAACCCTTTGGCGTGAACATGACCGTGTTCCCGACGATCAACGCGCCCGATTACAAGGCCTATGCGCAGGCGATCATCGACGGCGGCGTCAAGATCGTCGAAACGGCGGGCACCCAAGCGGTGCGCGAGATTTGGGAAATGCTCAAGCCCCATGGCGTCACCATCCTGCACAAATGCACCGCCGTGCGTCATGCGCTGTCGGCCGAAAAGGCGGGCTGCGATATAATTTCGATCGACGGCTTCGAATGTGCAGGCCATCCCGGCGAGGACGATATTCCGGGGCTGATCCTGATCCCGGCCGCCGCCGACAAGGTGAAGATCCCGATGCTGGCCTCGGGCGGCTTCGGCGACGGTCGCGGGCTGGTCGCAGCGCTGTCGCTCGGTGCCGAAGGCATCAACATGGGGACGCGCTTCTGCGCGACCAAGGAAGCGCCGATCCACGACAATGTGAAGCAGGCCTATGTCGATAATGACGAGCGCGGCAGCTTCCTGATCTTCCGCAGCCTCAAGAACACCGCGCGCGTCGGCAAGAGCGCAGTGTCGGAGGAGGTGGTGCGCCGCCTTGCGCAGCCCGATGCGACCTTTGCCGACGTCGCCGAACTGGTCAACGGCAAGGCCGGCCGCGAACTCCTCGAAACGGGAGATCTGACGAAGGGGGTATTCTGGGCCGGGATGGTCCAGGGCCTTATCCATGATATTCCGAGCTGCCAGGAATTGATCGACCGCATCATAGCCGAGGCGGAGGCTGTCCTCGATCAGCGACTGGCCGGGTTTCGCGCCTGA
- a CDS encoding alpha/beta fold hydrolase, whose product MSIVHYQGFAGTRLEADVIGSDNDPAVLLLHGAGQTRAIWSNVADALEQAGRRVISLDLRGHGGSEWPEDGRYDFDALVGDLRAVLAQLGTRPVVVASTLGGWIAAAALERDAAVLASGLVLVDLPVSDDVTMAQRIGDRLREAANRAPGQAAWDARLFEAFDAATVTERLSGIAPNIALPTLYVRGAMSELVSRASAAAFVGQLPDGELVEVEDAALVVTEDRIDALGAHLIDFLERRAPRGWPEYRAGSDARTFRDALGCFATGVTVVTAIDAAGQPIGLTANSFTSVSLDPPLLLVCIANNAGSAAVLREAEHFAVNVLQIGQQPTSNRFAGKGEDRFAATGWEIGEFGTPVLSGSLSSFECAREAVHPGGDHFILVGRVLKAIFEPRRDPLLYFRGKYRKLHFA is encoded by the coding sequence ATGAGCATCGTTCATTATCAGGGCTTCGCAGGAACCCGCCTCGAAGCGGACGTCATCGGATCGGATAATGACCCGGCGGTGCTGCTGCTTCACGGTGCGGGCCAGACGCGCGCGATCTGGTCGAATGTCGCCGACGCGCTCGAACAGGCCGGCCGCCGCGTCATCAGCCTCGACCTTCGGGGACATGGCGGAAGCGAGTGGCCCGAGGATGGGCGCTATGACTTCGATGCGTTGGTCGGCGATCTGCGCGCGGTGCTGGCACAGCTCGGCACGCGGCCGGTCGTCGTCGCCTCGACCCTCGGAGGATGGATCGCCGCTGCCGCGCTCGAACGCGACGCGGCGGTGCTCGCCTCGGGGCTGGTGCTCGTCGACCTGCCGGTCAGTGACGATGTAACGATGGCGCAGCGCATCGGTGACCGCCTGCGCGAAGCGGCCAACCGGGCGCCTGGTCAGGCGGCATGGGACGCCCGGCTGTTCGAAGCCTTCGACGCCGCTACCGTGACCGAGCGGCTTTCGGGGATCGCCCCCAATATAGCCTTGCCGACGCTCTATGTCCGCGGCGCGATGAGCGAACTTGTCTCGCGCGCCTCGGCGGCGGCGTTCGTCGGCCAGCTCCCCGATGGCGAACTGGTCGAGGTGGAGGACGCCGCGCTGGTCGTCACCGAAGACCGGATCGATGCGCTCGGCGCGCATCTGATCGACTTTCTCGAGCGCCGCGCACCGCGCGGCTGGCCCGAATATCGCGCTGGGTCCGATGCGCGGACCTTTCGCGACGCACTCGGCTGTTTCGCGACCGGCGTCACCGTCGTCACAGCCATCGATGCGGCGGGCCAGCCGATCGGCCTCACCGCCAACAGCTTCACCTCGGTATCGCTCGACCCGCCGCTCCTCCTCGTTTGCATCGCCAACAATGCCGGCAGCGCGGCGGTGCTGCGCGAAGCGGAGCATTTCGCGGTCAATGTGCTCCAGATCGGCCAGCAGCCGACGTCGAATCGCTTTGCGGGCAAGGGCGAGGACCGCTTCGCGGCAACCGGGTGGGAGATCGGCGAGTTCGGTACGCCGGTGCTGTCGGGATCGCTCAGCAGTTTCGAATGCGCGCGCGAGGCAGTGCATCCGGGCGGCGATCATTTCATTCTTGTCGGCCGCGTCCTGAAAGCGATCTTCGAACCGCGCCGCGATCCCTTGCTCTACTTCCGCGGCAAATATCGCAAGCTGCACTTCGCCTGA
- a CDS encoding acetyl-CoA C-acetyltransferase, with the protein MAEAYIIDAVRTPRGIGKPGKGALSHLHPQHLAATVLAAIRDRNHLDTATVDDIVWSTSSQNGKQGGDLGRMAALSAGYDTKASGTTLDRFCGGGISSVNFAAASVMSGMEDCVIAGGTEMMSYTTAFAAEQANAGLPPRLMGSGHEALDDIHPQSHQGICGDAIATIEGISREALDALALVSQQRADRAIKEGRFNKSVVPVLNPDGSVALDHEEFPRPETTAEGLASLKPSFAALADFDMGGGFTFRKQINRRYPDLEIQHFHHAGNSSGVVDGAAAILLTSKDYADKHGLKPRARVVAYANIGDDPTLMLNAPVPAAKKVLEKAGLTKDDIDVWEINEAFSVVAEKFIRDLDLDREKVNINGGAMALGHPIGATGSILIGTALDELERSGGRYGLVTMCAAGGMAPAIIIERI; encoded by the coding sequence ATGGCCGAAGCCTATATCATCGACGCCGTCCGCACCCCGCGCGGGATCGGCAAGCCCGGCAAGGGCGCGCTGTCGCATCTTCACCCACAGCATCTCGCCGCGACCGTCCTCGCCGCGATCCGCGACCGCAATCATCTCGACACCGCAACGGTCGACGATATCGTCTGGTCGACCTCGTCGCAGAACGGCAAGCAGGGCGGCGACCTTGGCCGCATGGCGGCGCTGTCGGCGGGATACGACACCAAGGCCAGCGGAACGACGCTCGACCGCTTCTGCGGCGGCGGCATCAGCTCGGTCAATTTCGCCGCGGCGAGCGTGATGAGCGGAATGGAAGACTGCGTCATCGCCGGCGGCACCGAAATGATGAGCTACACCACCGCCTTTGCCGCCGAGCAGGCGAACGCGGGACTGCCGCCGCGCCTGATGGGATCGGGCCACGAAGCGCTCGACGACATCCACCCGCAGTCGCACCAGGGCATCTGCGGCGACGCGATCGCGACGATCGAAGGCATCAGCCGCGAAGCGCTCGATGCGCTCGCGCTCGTCAGCCAACAGCGCGCCGACAGGGCGATCAAGGAAGGCCGCTTCAACAAGTCGGTCGTGCCCGTCCTGAACCCGGACGGCAGCGTTGCGCTGGACCATGAAGAGTTCCCGCGCCCCGAAACCACCGCGGAGGGCCTTGCGTCGCTCAAGCCCAGCTTTGCCGCGCTCGCCGATTTTGACATGGGCGGCGGCTTCACCTTCCGCAAGCAGATCAACCGCCGCTATCCCGACCTTGAAATCCAGCATTTCCATCATGCCGGCAACTCGTCGGGCGTGGTCGACGGCGCCGCCGCGATCTTGCTGACGTCCAAGGACTATGCCGACAAGCATGGCCTGAAGCCCCGCGCCCGCGTCGTCGCCTATGCCAATATTGGCGACGATCCCACGCTGATGCTCAACGCCCCCGTTCCGGCGGCCAAGAAGGTTCTGGAAAAGGCCGGGCTGACCAAGGACGACATCGACGTCTGGGAAATCAACGAAGCCTTTTCGGTGGTCGCCGAAAAGTTCATCCGCGACCTCGACCTCGATCGCGAAAAGGTGAACATCAACGGCGGCGCGATGGCGCTCGGCCACCCGATCGGCGCGACCGGTTCGATCCTGATCGGCACCGCCCTCGACGAACTCGAACGCTCGGGCGGTCGCTATGGCCTCGTCACCATGTGCGCCGCGGGCGGCATGGCACCGGCCATCATCATCGAACGCATCTAA
- a CDS encoding CaiB/BaiF CoA transferase family protein — MAGPLKGIRIIEFAGIGPGPYCGMMLADHGAEVIRIDRPGGFMDPRDPLSRNRTSIALDMKNPEAVAIARDLCKSADGIIEGYRPGVMERLGLGPDVLLADNPRLVYGRMTGWGQYGPYSQAAGHDINYIALSGVLHTVGRAGEKPVPPVNYVGDFGGGGMMLAFGMASALLHAAKSGEGQVIDCAMTDGSALLAGMSWGFYAMGRLRDEPGVNMLDTGAHFYDTYACADGKFISIGSIEPQFYALLREKTGLDADPAFDAQMDPSQWEPLKDKLTALFATKTRDEWCALMEMTDVCFAPVLSLAEAPQHPHNVERETFLSVGGATQPAPAPRYSATKADTPRPAPAVGADGDAVLAALGYDAERIAALRSGGAVR; from the coding sequence ATGGCCGGACCCCTCAAGGGCATCAGGATCATCGAATTTGCGGGGATCGGTCCCGGCCCCTATTGCGGGATGATGCTCGCCGACCATGGTGCGGAGGTGATCCGCATCGATCGTCCCGGCGGTTTCATGGACCCGCGCGATCCGCTGTCGCGCAACCGCACCTCGATCGCGCTCGACATGAAAAATCCCGAGGCGGTCGCGATCGCGCGCGATCTGTGCAAGAGCGCCGACGGCATCATCGAAGGCTATCGTCCCGGCGTCATGGAGCGGCTGGGGCTCGGCCCCGATGTGCTGCTCGCCGACAATCCCAGGCTCGTCTACGGACGCATGACCGGCTGGGGCCAATATGGCCCCTATTCGCAGGCGGCGGGACACGACATCAACTATATCGCACTGTCGGGCGTCCTCCACACCGTTGGGCGCGCGGGGGAAAAGCCGGTGCCGCCGGTCAACTACGTCGGCGATTTCGGCGGCGGCGGCATGATGCTGGCCTTCGGCATGGCAAGCGCGCTGCTCCACGCCGCGAAGAGCGGCGAAGGTCAGGTCATCGACTGCGCGATGACCGACGGGTCGGCGCTGCTGGCGGGGATGAGTTGGGGCTTCTATGCCATGGGCCGGCTGCGCGACGAGCCGGGGGTCAACATGCTCGATACCGGCGCCCATTTCTACGACACCTATGCGTGCGCCGACGGCAAGTTCATCTCGATCGGCTCGATCGAGCCGCAATTCTATGCCTTGCTGCGCGAAAAGACCGGGCTCGACGCCGATCCCGCCTTCGATGCGCAGATGGACCCGTCGCAGTGGGAACCGCTCAAGGACAAGCTGACAGCGCTGTTCGCGACCAAGACGCGCGACGAATGGTGCGCGCTGATGGAAATGACCGACGTGTGCTTTGCTCCCGTCCTCTCGCTCGCAGAGGCGCCGCAGCATCCGCACAATGTCGAGCGCGAAACCTTCCTCTCGGTCGGCGGCGCCACCCAGCCCGCCCCTGCCCCGCGCTATTCGGCGACGAAGGCCGACACGCCGCGTCCCGCCCCGGCGGTGGGCGCCGACGGCGACGCGGTGCTTGCCGCACTCGGCTATGATGCCGAGCGGATCGCCGCGCTGCGCAGCGGAGGCGCGGTCCGCTGA
- a CDS encoding acyl-CoA dehydrogenase family protein — protein MSDLEAYRAKAAAWCESVAPTFGKAARKGLSVEEDLALGRRYQKAKFDAGFAGINWPTDLGGQGLGHIEKITFEAEEMKHGFPNVYFGISLGMPVPVLMQFGSDRDFVKERVLKALQGEEIWCQLFSEPSGGTDLAGLRTRAETDGNGWKINGQKVWTSWAQYSDYGVIVVRTDPTVAKHKGLTYFWVDMKAPGVTVRPIKLAGGDSHVNEVFFDDVKISDDHRMSPVGGGFSVALATLMIERYVATDSAGFGPHLDLFVDLAKDLMINGRPAIEDGRIRQQIARNYAMRSGLDSINVRARLMMQAGMTPGPEGSLNKLVAVRSRQKLSELAIDLQGVGGFHFDEHASPKDDWASSWINAPTGRIAGGSDETLLNTIAERILGLPQDHRPDKGVPFNQIPA, from the coding sequence ATGAGCGATCTCGAAGCCTATCGCGCGAAGGCCGCAGCCTGGTGCGAATCCGTCGCGCCCACGTTCGGCAAGGCGGCCCGCAAGGGCCTGAGCGTCGAAGAGGATCTCGCGCTCGGACGCCGCTATCAAAAGGCGAAATTCGATGCGGGCTTCGCGGGCATCAACTGGCCTACCGACCTCGGCGGACAGGGCCTTGGCCATATCGAGAAGATCACCTTCGAAGCCGAGGAGATGAAGCACGGCTTCCCGAACGTCTATTTCGGCATCTCGCTCGGCATGCCGGTGCCGGTGCTGATGCAGTTCGGCTCTGACCGCGATTTCGTGAAGGAGCGCGTGCTCAAGGCGCTGCAGGGCGAAGAAATCTGGTGCCAGCTCTTCTCCGAACCATCGGGCGGCACCGATCTTGCCGGCCTGCGCACGCGCGCCGAAACCGATGGCAACGGATGGAAGATTAACGGCCAGAAAGTCTGGACGAGCTGGGCGCAATATAGCGACTATGGCGTCATCGTCGTGCGCACCGACCCGACCGTCGCCAAGCACAAGGGCCTTACCTATTTCTGGGTCGACATGAAGGCGCCCGGCGTCACCGTGCGCCCGATCAAACTCGCCGGCGGCGACAGTCACGTCAACGAAGTCTTCTTCGATGATGTGAAGATCAGCGACGACCACCGCATGTCTCCGGTCGGCGGCGGCTTCTCGGTCGCGCTCGCGACCCTGATGATCGAACGCTATGTCGCGACCGACAGCGCCGGATTCGGCCCGCACCTCGACCTGTTCGTCGATCTGGCGAAAGACCTGATGATCAATGGCCGACCGGCGATCGAGGATGGCCGCATCCGGCAGCAGATCGCCCGCAACTATGCGATGCGTTCGGGACTCGATTCGATCAATGTCCGCGCACGATTGATGATGCAGGCGGGTATGACGCCGGGGCCCGAAGGCTCGCTCAACAAGCTGGTTGCGGTTCGCTCGCGCCAGAAGCTGTCCGAACTCGCGATCGACCTGCAGGGCGTCGGCGGCTTCCACTTCGACGAGCATGCCTCGCCCAAGGACGATTGGGCATCGAGCTGGATCAACGCGCCGACCGGCCGCATCGCCGGCGGATCGGACGAAACGCTGCTCAACACCATCGCCGAGCGCATCCTCGGCCTGCCGCAAGACCATCGCCCCGACAAGGGCGTCCCCTTCAACCAGATTCCAGCCTGA
- a CDS encoding acyl-CoA dehydrogenase family protein, which produces MSILHDEGQQAIATESRRILEARVHKDDLLPLLQTSGRYHEAFWATAKEQGWTALALPEAYGGLALGLVELGLIAHQAGRTLSGAPFLTSNFGAAKAIELNGSDDQKQRWLPGLASGDVIGAVAIASGPDALPAHPKVTLTNDRLDGVKDGVSGALHADVAIVFANGPGMPVLALVDLAKVEKTAIDSFDNSRCLADLHFADTPAETLVSGSAARAAALHILALQAVITAHEQTGGAEALMEIARDYAVTRKAFGQPIGAFQSIKHRIAELYGLVELARANCIHAASREGQSDFVTAAAAARLSATEAYDTAARDCVQIHGGIGVTWEIGLHLHMRRARTLALEQGSSLFWEDILVDRLAGEAA; this is translated from the coding sequence ATGTCGATTTTGCACGACGAAGGACAACAGGCGATCGCCACCGAATCGCGCCGCATATTGGAAGCGCGCGTGCACAAGGACGATCTGCTCCCGCTGCTCCAGACAAGCGGGCGCTATCACGAAGCCTTCTGGGCCACCGCGAAAGAACAAGGCTGGACCGCGCTGGCCTTGCCGGAAGCCTATGGCGGCCTGGCGCTGGGCCTCGTCGAACTCGGGCTGATTGCGCACCAGGCGGGTCGCACGCTCAGCGGCGCACCCTTTCTGACCTCGAATTTCGGTGCGGCAAAAGCGATCGAGCTAAACGGCAGCGATGATCAGAAACAGCGCTGGCTACCTGGACTGGCAAGCGGTGACGTCATCGGGGCGGTCGCGATTGCATCGGGGCCTGACGCCCTGCCCGCCCATCCCAAAGTCACGCTGACCAATGATCGCCTCGATGGGGTGAAGGACGGCGTTTCGGGCGCATTACATGCCGACGTCGCCATTGTCTTCGCCAATGGCCCGGGTATGCCGGTCCTCGCGTTGGTCGATCTTGCCAAGGTCGAAAAGACGGCGATCGACAGCTTCGACAACAGCCGCTGCCTCGCCGACCTGCATTTTGCCGATACGCCCGCCGAGACGCTCGTCAGCGGAAGCGCCGCGCGCGCGGCGGCGCTGCACATTCTGGCATTGCAGGCCGTCATCACCGCGCACGAACAGACGGGCGGAGCCGAGGCGCTGATGGAAATCGCGCGCGACTATGCCGTGACGCGCAAGGCGTTCGGGCAACCGATCGGCGCCTTCCAGTCGATCAAGCACCGCATCGCCGAACTCTACGGCCTCGTCGAACTCGCGCGCGCCAATTGCATCCACGCGGCCTCGCGCGAGGGGCAGAGCGACTTCGTGACGGCGGCCGCCGCGGCGCGGCTTTCGGCGACCGAAGCCTATGACACCGCGGCGCGCGATTGCGTGCAGATCCACGGCGGCATCGGCGTGACCTGGGAAATCGGCCTGCACCTTCATATGCGCCGCGCCCGCACGCTGGCGCTTGAACAGGGAAGCAGCCTGTTCTGGGAAGATATATTGGTCGACCGCCTGGCAGGAGAAGCAGCATGA
- a CDS encoding acyl-CoA dehydrogenase family protein, with product MAATHQGISDRALAIAAKVEAFVRETVVPYEKDPRRDHHGAPTDELVMEMRDHARAAGVLTPHILSDGSHLNQRETAVVLIKSGLSPLGPLACNTMAPDEGNMYLLGKEGSPELKERFLKPMVEGRVRSAFFMTEPAEDGGAGSDPSMMKTTCRPDGNHWVVNGRKTFITGAEGARVGIVMAKAEEGACMFLVDLPDPAIRIDEIPNTIDSSMPGGHATLTIDNLRIPADQMLGEAGEGFRYAQVRLSPARLSHCMRWLGCCIRAHEIATDYANRREAFGKPLIEHEGVGFMLAENMIDLKQAELMIDWCAGVLDTGSLGTVESSMAKVAVSEALMRIADRCVQVMGGTGVTDRTIVEQVFREVRAFRIYDGPTEVHKWSLAKKIRRDWKAGRT from the coding sequence ATGGCGGCGACGCACCAAGGCATATCGGATCGGGCGCTGGCGATCGCAGCCAAGGTCGAGGCCTTCGTCCGCGAGACGGTGGTCCCCTATGAGAAAGACCCGCGCCGCGACCATCATGGCGCACCGACCGACGAGCTGGTGATGGAAATGCGCGACCATGCCCGCGCGGCGGGCGTGCTGACGCCGCACATCCTGTCCGACGGCAGCCACCTCAATCAGCGCGAGACGGCGGTCGTCCTCATAAAGTCAGGTCTGTCGCCGCTCGGTCCGCTCGCCTGCAACACGATGGCGCCCGACGAAGGCAATATGTATCTGCTCGGCAAGGAAGGCAGCCCCGAGCTCAAGGAACGGTTCCTCAAGCCGATGGTCGAGGGCCGCGTCCGATCGGCCTTTTTCATGACCGAACCCGCCGAAGACGGCGGTGCGGGGTCCGATCCGTCGATGATGAAAACGACCTGCCGCCCCGACGGCAATCATTGGGTCGTGAACGGCCGCAAGACCTTCATCACCGGCGCGGAGGGCGCGCGCGTCGGCATCGTCATGGCGAAGGCCGAAGAAGGCGCATGCATGTTCCTCGTCGACCTGCCCGATCCGGCGATCCGCATCGACGAGATTCCGAACACGATCGACAGTTCGATGCCTGGCGGGCACGCGACGCTGACCATCGACAATCTGCGTATCCCCGCCGACCAGATGCTGGGTGAGGCCGGCGAAGGCTTTCGCTACGCGCAGGTCCGCCTGTCCCCCGCCCGGCTGTCACACTGCATGCGTTGGCTCGGCTGCTGCATTCGCGCGCACGAAATCGCGACCGACTATGCCAACCGGCGTGAAGCCTTTGGCAAGCCGCTGATCGAGCATGAAGGCGTCGGCTTCATGCTCGCCGAGAATATGATCGATCTGAAGCAGGCCGAACTGATGATCGACTGGTGCGCCGGCGTTCTCGACACCGGATCGCTCGGCACGGTCGAAAGCTCGATGGCAAAGGTTGCGGTCTCCGAAGCGCTGATGCGGATCGCCGACCGCTGCGTTCAGGTGATGGGCGGGACCGGCGTCACCGATCGCACGATCGTCGAACAGGTGTTCCGCGAGGTGCGCGCCTTCCGCATCTACGACGGTCCGACCGAGGTCCACAAATGGAGCCTTGCCAAGAAGATCCGCCGCGACTGGAAGGCCGGACGCACCTGA